The Niastella koreensis GR20-10 genome includes a window with the following:
- a CDS encoding arsenate reductase family protein, whose translation MKKIYHLGTCTTCQAIIKETGIDKKGFEMQDIKSEKITPAQLDEMKSKTGSYESLFSRRALKYKEMGLKDKVLTENDYRQLILDEYTFLKRPVVFVNDRIFVGSEKKNVEALKNALS comes from the coding sequence ATGAAAAAAATCTATCATCTGGGCACCTGTACCACCTGCCAGGCAATCATAAAAGAAACCGGAATTGATAAAAAGGGATTTGAGATGCAGGATATTAAATCCGAAAAAATTACCCCGGCCCAGCTCGATGAAATGAAAAGCAAAACCGGCAGCTATGAATCGCTGTTCAGCCGCCGCGCGCTTAAATACAAGGAAATGGGCCTGAAAGACAAAGTCCTTACAGAAAACGATTATCGCCAGCTGATCCTTGACGAATACACCTTTCTTAAAAGACCTGTGGTTTTTGTAAACGACAGGATCTTTGTTGGCAGTGAAAAGAAAAATGTGGAGGCATTAAAGAACGCGTTAAGCTGA
- a CDS encoding 3-keto-disaccharide hydrolase, protein MKKFIIALFPVALLACHTANKTTDDAKATKASKKSDGWQSLFNGTSKENWHVYNSKSDGAAWKVLGDGVLYLDPVAKKSGAGGGDLVTNDEFENFDLKLEWKIDSAGNSGIIFLTQEDPKYGQSYLTGPEMQIIDNNGHRDAKINKHRAGDLYDLIASTPENVHPLGQWNQIEIIINKGQLDLFQNGAKVVSTTMWNDNWKQLIANSKFKNWAGFGMFQKGRIALQDHGDGVAFRNIQIKRL, encoded by the coding sequence ATGAAAAAGTTTATTATCGCCTTATTCCCTGTGGCCTTGCTGGCCTGCCATACAGCAAACAAAACAACCGATGACGCCAAAGCCACCAAAGCATCAAAAAAAAGTGATGGCTGGCAGTCGCTCTTCAATGGCACCTCAAAAGAAAACTGGCACGTTTATAATAGTAAATCAGATGGCGCTGCCTGGAAAGTGTTAGGTGATGGTGTATTGTACCTCGATCCTGTAGCCAAGAAAAGTGGCGCAGGCGGTGGCGACTTAGTCACCAACGATGAATTTGAAAATTTTGATCTGAAGCTGGAATGGAAAATTGACTCGGCCGGCAACAGCGGGATTATTTTTCTTACCCAGGAAGATCCCAAATATGGCCAATCGTATTTAACAGGTCCCGAAATGCAGATCATTGACAACAATGGCCACCGCGATGCAAAGATCAACAAACACCGCGCAGGCGACCTGTACGATCTAATTGCCAGTACGCCTGAAAATGTACATCCTTTGGGTCAATGGAACCAGATAGAGATCATCATCAATAAAGGTCAGCTCGATCTGTTTCAAAATGGCGCCAAAGTGGTTTCTACAACCATGTGGAACGACAACTGGAAACAACTGATCGCAAACAGTAAGTTCAAAAACTGGGCAGGTTTTGGTATGTTTCAGAAAGGCCGCATTGCCTTACAGGACCATGGCGATGGCGTAGCATTCAGAAATATCCAGATCAAACGCTTATAA
- a CDS encoding TPM domain-containing protein, which yields MRTLLLVSLFLTSQVLLAQRYGPEIKDHPGWGQVVCDYGNFLSYRQEGRLEDELKAYRRRTGNAIVVITLSTLPYSIKETSIQYFNKWGIGSWSKNNGVLLLVSRYPRRVRITTGSGIDDILTDYKCQHIIDETIVPSFKAGDFYTGLADGVNEIEIILGNREQYTRQNPAPVTTAPQAQTLPPQQVINYGSNTIDTSGPNDKIARWIFWSLIAIVVAIVWRIRYLKSLPLENTYSSSGYTTESPENTSKNPTGEKSNPILIFLIGVVMALFFVIKFVLMLPLFICGFFGKGGGSSGSGSGASYGGGRTSGGGASGSW from the coding sequence ATGCGTACCCTTTTACTGGTTTCTCTTTTTCTAACCAGCCAGGTGTTGCTGGCTCAGCGTTATGGCCCCGAAATCAAAGACCATCCCGGATGGGGCCAGGTAGTATGCGACTATGGCAATTTTCTTTCTTACAGGCAGGAAGGCAGGCTTGAAGACGAACTAAAAGCCTATCGCAGAAGAACAGGAAATGCAATTGTTGTAATAACCCTCTCTACATTACCTTATTCCATTAAGGAAACTTCTATTCAATATTTTAATAAATGGGGCATTGGCTCCTGGTCAAAGAACAATGGAGTATTGTTGTTGGTAAGCCGGTATCCCCGCCGGGTAAGAATAACTACTGGAAGCGGTATAGACGATATCTTAACTGACTACAAATGCCAACACATTATCGATGAAACAATAGTGCCTTCCTTCAAAGCGGGTGATTTTTACACCGGGTTGGCTGATGGAGTAAACGAAATTGAAATTATCCTCGGCAACAGGGAGCAATATACCAGGCAGAATCCTGCGCCGGTAACTACAGCGCCTCAGGCCCAAACACTTCCCCCACAGCAGGTCATTAACTATGGCTCCAATACTATCGACACTTCAGGACCCAATGACAAAATTGCCCGCTGGATCTTCTGGAGTTTAATTGCTATAGTGGTAGCAATTGTGTGGCGCATCAGGTATCTAAAAAGTCTGCCGCTTGAAAATACCTATTCATCTTCAGGTTATACAACAGAGTCGCCAGAAAACACCAGCAAAAACCCCACCGGGGAAAAATCAAATCCCATTTTAATCTTCCTTATCGGAGTTGTCATGGCGCTTTTTTTCGTGATAAAATTTGTACTGATGCTACCGCTTTTTATATGCGGTTTCTTCGGAAAAGGTGGTGGCAGTTCAGGTTCCGGCTCTGGTGCAAGTTACGGCGGAGGAAGGACCTCGGGTGGCGGGGCCAGTGGCAGCTGGTAA
- a CDS encoding Gfo/Idh/MocA family protein → MMQRRRFLQQAGTLLAGGTVLSAIDNNAFAIFKNRIAPSDQLQVGAIGINGMGWANVMAAMKVPGVNIVALCDVDKNVLDKRMAELAKMNVDTSKVKTYGDYRKLLEQKDIDVVIVGTPDHWHALQMINACEAGKDVYVEKPVGNSIIECRTMVAAAKRYNKVVQAGQWQRSQQHFKDAVDYVQSGKLGMIRTVKVWCYQGWMRPAAVVPDSNPPAGVDFATWLGPAPKRSFNASRFHFNFRWFWDYAGGLMTDWGVHLLDYALLGMKADVPKSISALGGKFAYPELSEETPDTLTTLYEFDKFNLVWDSAMGIDNGSYGRNHGIAYIGNNGTLVLSRGGWEVIEEPKATEKASKAFARSIDSGVDLHWVNFVDAVKSRKTEDLHCSIEAGAHVATVAQMGNIAFRSGQKLVWDKDKGKFTDEKVNSEYLLKEYNNGYKLPKV, encoded by the coding sequence ATGATGCAACGCAGGAGGTTCTTGCAACAGGCGGGTACATTGCTTGCCGGGGGAACAGTATTATCAGCCATAGATAATAACGCATTTGCCATTTTCAAAAACCGCATAGCGCCCAGCGATCAATTGCAGGTTGGCGCCATTGGCATCAATGGCATGGGCTGGGCCAATGTAATGGCCGCGATGAAAGTACCAGGTGTTAACATAGTCGCGTTGTGCGATGTTGACAAAAATGTACTGGATAAAAGAATGGCCGAGCTGGCAAAAATGAATGTGGATACGTCAAAAGTGAAAACCTATGGCGATTACCGTAAGCTGCTCGAGCAAAAAGATATTGATGTGGTAATTGTAGGCACGCCCGACCACTGGCATGCCTTACAAATGATAAATGCCTGCGAAGCGGGTAAAGATGTGTATGTAGAAAAACCCGTTGGCAATTCGATAATAGAGTGCCGTACCATGGTAGCTGCCGCAAAACGCTATAACAAGGTGGTGCAGGCCGGCCAATGGCAACGCAGCCAGCAGCATTTTAAAGATGCGGTTGATTATGTACAAAGCGGAAAGCTGGGAATGATCCGTACTGTAAAGGTTTGGTGTTATCAGGGCTGGATGCGGCCGGCTGCTGTTGTGCCCGATAGTAACCCGCCTGCAGGTGTTGACTTTGCCACCTGGCTGGGTCCCGCTCCCAAACGGTCTTTCAATGCCAGCCGCTTTCATTTTAACTTCCGGTGGTTTTGGGATTATGCCGGCGGTTTAATGACCGACTGGGGCGTGCATTTGCTGGATTATGCCCTGTTGGGGATGAAAGCCGATGTACCCAAATCAATTTCTGCCCTGGGCGGCAAGTTTGCCTATCCCGAACTGAGTGAAGAAACACCTGATACATTGACCACCTTATACGAGTTTGATAAATTCAACCTGGTGTGGGATTCTGCTATGGGAATAGACAATGGGTCCTATGGCAGGAACCATGGTATCGCTTACATCGGTAACAACGGCACCCTGGTGCTTTCCCGCGGCGGCTGGGAAGTAATAGAAGAACCAAAGGCCACTGAGAAAGCTTCAAAGGCGTTTGCCAGGAGTATTGATAGTGGGGTTGACCTGCATTGGGTAAACTTTGTAGATGCCGTAAAATCGCGGAAAACCGAAGACCTGCATTGTTCCATTGAAGCCGGGGCGCATGTAGCCACAGTAGCGCAAATGGGCAATATCGCCTTTAGAAGCGGACAAAAGCTGGTGTGGGATAAAGACAAGGGAAAATTTACCGACGAAAAAGTGAACAGCGAGTACCTGTTGAAGGAGTATAACAATGGTTATAAACTGCCTAAAGTATAA
- a CDS encoding RNA polymerase sigma factor: MQAKLNQNEFVALVHEHRAMLYKVCNLYCTTEYDKQDLFQEIVIQLWGAYPRFRGDSKFSTWLYRIALNTAISDLRKQKKYIKSVEPELLPTEIQDIQYSNEKEERLQQLYKAINHLTEIERAIVMLYLEDKSYEEMEDILGINQNNLRVKMNRIKEKLRKLTKSVEHGVR; encoded by the coding sequence TTGCAGGCAAAACTTAACCAGAATGAGTTTGTGGCATTGGTGCATGAACACCGCGCAATGTTGTACAAGGTGTGCAATTTGTATTGCACAACCGAATACGATAAACAGGACCTTTTCCAGGAGATCGTAATACAACTATGGGGCGCTTATCCAAGGTTCAGGGGCGATTCAAAATTCAGCACCTGGCTGTACCGGATTGCACTCAATACTGCCATCTCAGACCTGCGTAAACAAAAGAAGTATATCAAGAGCGTAGAACCCGAATTATTGCCTACTGAGATACAGGACATACAATACAGTAACGAAAAAGAAGAACGGTTGCAGCAACTTTATAAAGCAATTAACCATCTTACTGAAATCGAAAGGGCTATTGTAATGCTGTACCTTGAAGACAAGAGTTACGAAGAAATGGAAGACATTTTGGGGATCAATCAGAATAACCTGCGCGTGAAAATGAACCGGATCAAAGAAAAATTACGTAAACTCACAAAATCTGTAGAACATGGAGTTAGATAG
- a CDS encoding sensor histidine kinase gives MQPTEKYPFIFSDERKYRVRRHSAFWTFWWITQGILYSVIGYSGKPVYSVRLANSITESFFYMIAHITLAYALMYFVIPRYLLKQKYWLTATWVLICFLGAAVISTILSATIIPEIEEWFLHTPVDENTLRIRAAARVHLSLMAGLRGGITIAGIAASIKLMKHWYVKEQRNLQLQKENVEAQLQLLKAQVHPHFLFNTLNNIYSHTQNKAPVASQLVMGLSDMLRFMLYECNQPQVPLSKELKMIQDYISLEQIRYDDQLDVHVDLPVNTENLSIAPLLLLPVVENCFKHGTSSMIEQPWLNLQVTLEADRMYVKLMNGKANEAANNNHKGIGILNVRKRLSLLYPGKHELTITDEEDVFIVNLWLQLDRMPLTKKESGAFKLTYHE, from the coding sequence ATGCAACCCACCGAAAAATATCCATTTATTTTTTCTGATGAACGCAAGTACCGCGTCAGGCGGCATTCGGCGTTCTGGACGTTTTGGTGGATCACGCAGGGAATACTGTATTCGGTAATTGGTTATTCGGGCAAACCCGTTTATTCTGTGCGCCTGGCGAACTCCATAACGGAATCGTTTTTTTACATGATCGCCCATATTACGCTGGCGTATGCCCTTATGTACTTTGTAATTCCGCGGTACCTGCTAAAACAGAAATACTGGCTTACGGCCACGTGGGTGCTGATCTGTTTCCTGGGCGCCGCAGTAATTTCTACCATCTTATCGGCTACTATTATTCCCGAAATCGAGGAATGGTTCCTGCACACGCCTGTCGACGAAAACACGTTACGAATACGGGCAGCAGCGCGGGTGCACCTGTCATTGATGGCTGGTTTGCGGGGCGGTATTACCATCGCAGGCATTGCTGCTTCCATTAAACTGATGAAGCACTGGTATGTGAAGGAGCAGCGCAACCTGCAATTACAAAAAGAAAATGTGGAAGCGCAACTGCAGTTGTTAAAAGCTCAGGTGCATCCACATTTTCTATTCAATACGCTTAATAACATTTATTCGCACACGCAGAACAAGGCGCCGGTAGCTTCACAACTGGTAATGGGTTTGTCGGACATGCTGCGGTTTATGTTGTACGAATGCAACCAGCCGCAGGTGCCATTATCAAAAGAGTTAAAAATGATCCAGGATTATATTTCCCTGGAACAAATTCGCTACGACGACCAGCTGGATGTACATGTTGATCTGCCAGTCAATACGGAAAACCTGTCCATTGCCCCCCTGTTACTACTGCCCGTGGTTGAGAATTGTTTCAAACACGGCACCAGTAGCATGATTGAACAACCCTGGCTGAACTTACAGGTAACCCTGGAAGCCGACAGGATGTATGTAAAGCTTATGAATGGCAAGGCAAATGAAGCAGCCAATAACAATCATAAAGGCATTGGTATTTTAAATGTTCGCAAACGCCTGAGCCTGTTATACCCCGGTAAACACGAATTAACGATCACTGATGAGGAGGATGTGTTTATCGTAAATCTTTGGTTACAATTAGACAGAATGCCTTTGACCAAAAAAGAAAGCGGCGCTTTCAAGTTAACCTACCATGAATGA
- a CDS encoding LytR/AlgR family response regulator transcription factor, which yields MNEPQTIRCLIVDDEPPAREIIRRYVQEIPTLQLMGECANAIQVLTILQQQPIDLLFLDIRMPQLNGTDFIKILQHPPKVIFTTAFSEYALEGYELDVVDYLMKPIRFDRFLKAVNKAFPLNNAPAVLKPVIPDVVEEKKNESFVYFRADRKMVKVMLDDILYIESMKDYIKVHTLQGVIITKQSISSVEAMLPGKLFVRTHRSFIVSINKIKSFTNELVEIDKTDIPIGKLFRNGVMKVFTP from the coding sequence ATGAATGAACCCCAAACCATACGGTGCCTGATCGTAGATGATGAACCGCCTGCCCGCGAGATCATTCGCCGGTATGTTCAGGAAATTCCCACTCTTCAATTGATGGGCGAATGCGCCAACGCCATCCAGGTGCTCACCATTCTACAACAGCAACCCATCGACCTGTTATTTCTCGACATCCGTATGCCGCAACTAAACGGTACCGATTTCATAAAAATATTGCAGCACCCACCCAAGGTTATTTTCACCACTGCTTTTTCCGAGTATGCGTTGGAAGGGTATGAACTGGATGTAGTGGATTACCTGATGAAGCCTATTCGCTTCGATCGTTTTTTGAAAGCCGTTAACAAAGCATTCCCGTTGAATAATGCGCCTGCTGTATTAAAACCGGTAATACCTGATGTTGTAGAGGAAAAGAAAAATGAGAGCTTCGTGTATTTCCGCGCCGACCGAAAAATGGTAAAAGTAATGCTGGATGATATTTTGTATATAGAAAGTATGAAGGATTACATTAAAGTACACACCCTGCAGGGCGTCATCATCACCAAACAATCCATCAGTTCGGTAGAGGCCATGCTGCCGGGAAAATTATTTGTTCGAACCCACCGGTCGTTTATCGTTTCCATTAATAAAATAAAATCTTTCACCAACGAATTGGTGGAGATTGATAAAACCGATATTCCCATTGGTAAATTATTCCGGAACGGCGTAATGAAAGTATTTACGCCATAA
- a CDS encoding 3-keto-disaccharide hydrolase: MRTTFACLFIAGAIAGCQGGSGTQQAGTDTTKTTTADTMAKAAPVEMNNSLTNEEKSAGWQLLFDGNSKSNFHVFNKKSDGAAWQIADGALHLDTANKKDGKITGGGDLVTNDEYDNFDLKLEWKISAGGNSGILFYVQEGPKFGETYHTGPEMQVLDNAAHPDAKIIKHRAGDLYDLITSTPETVKPAGEWNQVEIISNKGALEFHLNGTKVVSTTLWDDAWKKMVAASKFKQWPGFGTYKTGHIALQDHGNAVWYRNIRIKKL, translated from the coding sequence ATGCGCACAACTTTTGCTTGCCTGTTTATTGCTGGCGCCATTGCAGGTTGCCAGGGTGGTTCCGGCACACAACAAGCGGGAACCGATACAACAAAAACAACAACAGCAGATACTATGGCCAAAGCAGCTCCTGTTGAAATGAACAACAGCCTCACCAATGAAGAAAAAAGTGCCGGCTGGCAATTACTGTTCGATGGCAATTCGAAAAGTAATTTCCATGTTTTTAATAAGAAGTCTGACGGCGCAGCGTGGCAGATTGCTGATGGCGCTTTACACCTCGATACCGCCAATAAAAAAGATGGTAAGATCACAGGCGGCGGTGACCTGGTAACCAACGATGAATACGATAATTTCGATCTGAAACTGGAATGGAAGATCTCGGCAGGTGGTAACAGCGGGATCCTGTTTTATGTGCAGGAAGGGCCTAAATTCGGCGAAACCTATCATACCGGTCCCGAAATGCAGGTGCTGGATAACGCAGCGCATCCCGATGCCAAGATCATTAAACACCGCGCCGGCGATCTGTATGATCTCATCACCAGTACGCCCGAAACGGTAAAGCCTGCCGGTGAATGGAACCAGGTGGAGATCATCTCCAATAAAGGCGCACTGGAGTTTCATTTGAACGGCACCAAAGTGGTTTCAACTACCCTGTGGGATGATGCCTGGAAGAAGATGGTTGCCGCCAGCAAATTCAAACAATGGCCTGGCTTCGGCACGTATAAAACCGGTCACATTGCCTTACAGGATCACGGCAATGCTGTTTGGTACCGGAATATCAGGATCAAAAAATTGTAA
- a CDS encoding sugar phosphate isomerase/epimerase family protein, with protein sequence MPTRRDFLRQSSLLTASLIISKEDWFFEPQKIGLQLYTLRNEMGKDAKGTLAKVAAQGYKTVETFGYGNGKWFGMNAAELRAELKSLGLTTPSGHTFPASVFLGSGWEEKWKPAVADAKAVGQEFIVVPWMEEQFRTDINNFKKLAAVLNKAAEICKQAGIKLAYHNHDFEFAPLAGTNGFDVLLKDTDPKLVFFEMDIYWVSKAGKDPLSFFSKYPGRFAMWHVKDMDNTPQKNFTEVGSGVIDFKKIFTHAKQSGMKYFFVEQDQCPGAPLDSTAKSIAYLKKNIVK encoded by the coding sequence ATGCCAACCCGCCGGGATTTCCTCAGGCAGTCATCACTGCTTACCGCCAGTTTAATTATCAGCAAAGAAGATTGGTTTTTTGAGCCTCAGAAAATAGGCCTGCAATTATATACACTCCGCAATGAAATGGGTAAAGATGCGAAAGGCACTTTAGCCAAAGTAGCAGCACAAGGATATAAAACCGTTGAAACCTTTGGTTATGGCAACGGAAAATGGTTTGGGATGAATGCCGCCGAACTGCGTGCCGAATTAAAGTCACTGGGCTTAACTACCCCCAGCGGCCACACCTTTCCCGCCAGTGTGTTCCTGGGTAGCGGTTGGGAAGAAAAATGGAAACCTGCCGTTGCAGATGCAAAAGCGGTTGGCCAGGAGTTCATAGTTGTTCCCTGGATGGAAGAACAATTCCGTACCGATATCAACAATTTTAAAAAACTGGCTGCCGTCCTCAACAAAGCCGCAGAAATTTGTAAGCAGGCAGGCATCAAACTCGCTTATCATAACCACGATTTTGAATTTGCTCCGCTGGCGGGCACAAATGGCTTCGACGTATTATTGAAAGATACCGATCCCAAACTGGTATTCTTTGAAATGGATATTTACTGGGTTTCCAAAGCCGGTAAGGACCCATTATCGTTCTTCTCCAAATACCCCGGCCGTTTTGCCATGTGGCATGTGAAGGATATGGACAATACCCCACAAAAGAACTTTACCGAAGTGGGCAGCGGCGTAATTGACTTTAAAAAGATTTTTACCCACGCCAAACAAAGCGGCATGAAATACTTCTTTGTTGAGCAGGACCAGTGTCCCGGGGCGCCACTTGACAGTACTGCCAAAAGCATTGCTTACCTGAAAAAGAATATCGTAAAATAA
- a CDS encoding transposase, giving the protein MINKNKNQGLNQQDCSYLTFNVVDWIDVFIRPTYKQIVVDALNHCVETKKFTIYSWVLMTNHMHLLARAQDGSGLAMIEKEFKRYTTTKILEAIDIEPDLRRSWMLQRFESCSLSLKKIEKFQLWQTCTNPSYIDFKQVYKLQERVLYIHENPIRDGIVSSPEHYTYSSAIDYTGKPGLVKVHVINFEALRMSLLKNGSA; this is encoded by the coding sequence ATGATCAATAAAAACAAAAACCAGGGTCTGAATCAGCAGGATTGTTCTTACCTGACATTTAATGTAGTTGATTGGATTGATGTGTTTATAAGACCTACTTACAAACAGATCGTTGTTGACGCATTAAATCACTGTGTTGAAACAAAAAAGTTCACGATATATTCCTGGGTCTTAATGACCAATCATATGCATTTACTGGCGCGGGCCCAGGATGGGTCGGGCCTGGCCATGATAGAAAAGGAATTTAAAAGATATACTACTACTAAAATACTGGAAGCTATTGATATTGAACCCGACCTGCGCCGGTCGTGGATGTTACAGCGATTTGAAAGCTGTAGCCTCAGCCTTAAAAAAATTGAGAAGTTTCAGTTGTGGCAAACCTGCACCAATCCCTCATACATCGACTTCAAACAGGTATATAAGCTTCAGGAGCGGGTGCTGTACATTCACGAAAACCCCATTCGGGATGGAATAGTTAGCAGTCCTGAGCATTACACCTACAGTTCAGCAATTGATTATACCGGAAAACCGGGCCTGGTTAAAGTACATGTAATAAACTTTGAGGCCCTGCGGATGTCGCTGTTAAAGAACGGTTCAGCTTAA